A genomic window from Triticum urartu cultivar G1812 chromosome 7, Tu2.1, whole genome shotgun sequence includes:
- the LOC125525118 gene encoding uncharacterized protein LOC125525118 has translation MEKLTPEGKAIYETVTQASDAAHLRHQKELEAMIVATVGSVVEAVVSRSVGAAVDKAVEAAMEAAVNDMQAYTDGAEADLLKQIQELRVANSSAARPSEAEGGERSPKGAPEGSAHAFRSSMASNGAVSSGPYVPPPARGMTELPRPTSSFSSLSARQRRNGAASSSGNSGHGRPPSVDFPRFDGENPKLWQTRCVDYFDMLDTDPDLWIAVAAMQFEGSAARWLSLVKHKFVRASWDEFCAAVLARFGRNQHQSLVRKLYRLQQTGFVEEYIAQFSELMDQLTAYEPDPDMLHYTTRFIDGLKHTVRMVVAVQRPADLDATYSIAAVQEEVADCEPEYTPCSRRASYSNPSQQYKQSAEYKVPIEIRVPETQKVTSVTEEKLATLKAYRRAKGLCYICGERWGRDHKCNNTVQLHVVQEILEFCATDPVESDDSEVDLMVLSAETQTSDPANSAIRLTCQVGGQEVVFLLDSGSSHSFLSDKLAGHLVGQQPLSRVQKVKIAGGWQLECSAWIPNCGWSVEGHQFVTDFKILPLQHYDGIIGMDWLSARGTMSVNWLQKWLSFDYKGAKVVLQGDLPSECEFIVVELQLIQDTQETKVTVMDDVPEEIQQVIASFADIFEEPTGLPPRRSCDHKVPLVEGAHLVNIRPYRYSPEQKTEIERQVKEMLASGVISPSTSPFASPIILVKKKEGTWRLCVDYRQLNMLTLKTKYPLPVIDELLDELSGASWFSKLDLRAGYHQIRLALGEEYKTAFHTHNGHYEFNVVSFGLTGGPATFQGEMNFTLAPVDRVCAVVFFDDIPVFSATLEEHVQHLKKVLQLLRQHQWRVKESKCAFAQRSISYLGFVVSGNRVSTDPAKVQAVLEWPVPQSIRELRGFLGLSGYYRKFVAIMVLSASP, from the coding sequence ATGGAGAAACTCACTCCCGAGGGGAAGGCGATCTACGAGACGGTCACACAAGCAAGCGACGCGGCTCATCTTCGCCACCAGAAGGAGCTCGAGGCGATGATTGTGGCGACGGTGGGCAGCGTTGTCGAGGCGGTGGTGTCGCGCTCCGTCGGGGCGGCAGTCGACAAGGCCGTCGAGGCAGCGATGGAAGCAGCGGTCAACGACATGCAAGCGTACACCGACGGCGCGGAAGCGGACCTCCTCAAGCAGATCCAGGAGTTGCGTGTCGCCAATAGTTCTGCAGCTCGCCCCAGCGAAGCGGAAGGAGGCGAGCGTTCGCCGAAGGGCGCACCCGAGGGGAGCGCGCATGCGTTTCGCTCATCCATGGCGTCGAATGGTGCAGTCTCGTCAGGGCCGTATGTTCCACCTCCAGCTCGAGGTATGACTGAATTACCCAGACCAACCTCGTCCTTCTCCAGTCTGTCTGCCCGTCAGAGGAGGAATGGTGCTGCGTCTTCGTCAGGCAATTCTGGGCACGGGAGACCACCGTCAGTTGATTTTCCGAGGTTTGATGGAGAGAACCCCAAATTATGGCAAACACGGTGTGTGGATTATTTTGACATGTTGGACACAGATCCTGATCTTTGGATTGCAGTAGCAGCTATGCAATTTGAAGGATCAGCAGCGCGTTGGCTCTCATTAGTAAAGCATAAGTTTGTTCGTGCATCATGGGATGAGTTTTGTGCTGCCGTCCTTGCTCGCTTTGGGCGCAATCAGCATCAATCACTTGTGCGCAAATTGTACAGGCTGCAACAAACAGGATTTGTGGAGGAATACATTGCTCAATTCTCAGAGTTGATGGATCAGTTGACCGCTTATGAACCTGATCCTGATATGTTACACTATACCACGCGTTTTATTGATGGTCTGAAACACACTGTCAGGATGGTGGTTGCAGTGCAAAGGCCTGCTGATTTGGATGCAACTTATTCCATTGCTGCTGTGCAAGAAGAGGTTGCTGATTGTGAACCAGAGTACACTCCTTGCAGCAGGCGAGCTAGTTACTCCAATCCATCTCAGCAGTATAAACAGTCAGCTGAATATAAAGTGCCAATTGAGATCCGAGTACCTGAAACACAAAAGGTCACTTCAGTTACTGAGGAAAAGTTAGCCACTCTCAAGGCTTACAGGAGGGCAAAAGGGTTGTGTTACATATGTGGTGAGAGGTGGGGCAGAGATCACAAGTGCAATAATACAGTGCAACTGCATGTTGTGCAGGAGATATTGGAATTTTGTGCTACTGATCCTGTGGAATCTGATGATAGTGAAGTGGATTTGATGGTATTATCTGCAGAAACACAAACATCTGATCCGGCTAACAGTGCTATTCGACTCACTTGTCAAGTTGGAGGACAGGAAGTAGTCTTCTTATTGGATTCTGGAAGCTCACATTCATTTCTCAGTGACAAATTAGCAGGTCATTTGGTGGGTCAGCAACCTTTGAGCAGGGTGCAGAAAGTCAAGATCGCTGGAGGATGGCAACTGGAATGCTCTGCTTGGATTCCTAACTGTGGATGGTCAGTGGAGGGACATCAGTTTGTTACTGATTTCAAAATCCTACCTCTGCAACATTATGATGGGATTATTGGGATGGATTGGCTCTCAGCTCGGGGGACTATGAGTGTTAATTGGTTACAAAAATGGCTATCCTTTGATTACAAGGGCGCAAAAGTGGTTCTACAAGGAGACCTGCCATCTGAGTGTGAATTCATTGTGGTAGAACTACAACTTATCCAAGACACACAAGAAACAAAAGTGACTGTGATGGATGATGTACCTGAAGAAATTCAACAAGTCATTGCTTCCTTTGCTGATATCTTTGAGGAACCTACTGGTCTTCCTCCTCGTCGCTCCTGTGATCACAAAGTACCACTGGTGGAGGGAGCTCATCTTGTTAACATTAGACCGTACAGGTATTCCCCTGAGCAAAAGACAGAAATAGAACGACAAGTGAAAGAAATGCTAGCCTCAGGTGTAATTTCTCCTAGCACTAGTCCATTTGCTTCCCCAATCATTTTGGTTAAGAAAAAGGAAGGCACATGGCGACTCTGTGTTGATTACAGACAACTGAATATGTTGACACTAAAGACTAAATATCCTCTGCCCGTGATAGATGAATTGCTCGATGAATTATCAGGCGCCTCATGGTTTTCCAAATTGGACCTTCGTGctgggtatcatcagatccgttTGGCTCTCGGGGAAGAATACAAGACGGCCTTTCATACACACAATGGTCACTATGAGTTTAATGTGGTATCATTTGGGCTGACGGGAGGGCCAGCTACATTCCAAGGAGAGATGAACTTTACTCTAGCACCTGTGGACCGTGTCTGTGCAGTTGTATTCTTTGATGATATACCGGTGTTCAGTGCTACCTTAGAGGAACATGTGCAGCACCTCAAGAAAGTTTTGCAACTACTCAGGCAACATCAGTGGAGAGTTAAAGAGTCAAAATGTGCATTTGCCCAGCGTAGCATATCCTATCTGGGCTTTGTGGTCAGTGGGAACAGAGTGTCAACAGACCCAGCTAAGGTGCAAGCGGTCCTTGAGTGGCCAGTGCCCCAATCTATTAGGGAGCTTCGAGGGTTTCTTGGACTTTCCGGGTACTACAGGAAATTTGTGGCAATTATGGTGTTATCAGCCAGCCCTTGA